ATTAATAGTAAGCAAAAGATCTCTCTGGAAAACTTCTAACCAGACCATATATCgacttcaaaataaatttggatTACCAAATAGACTAATGAttcataaaaaggaaaataactCAACATGCATTTTTGGGAAAAAATCCCTTGCAGTAACTAAGAGGATACCATATTTCCCATGCTTACAGCATTCACCCATATAACTGAAATTTAAACCTTTGACTAGAAACCTATAATGGACACTTTTTTATGTAAACCTAAACctctttttgatgaaaaataaataacttggctttaatttttcaaagtagATAAATCTCCTTTAACCATGACTTGTTCAATAATGCATCACATAATATCTTGAGAAACAAATCCTTTTCAACTGttccatttattattttttgtgatgaCTCTCATACCTTGTCCATATCTTTCTAAGAGATGTCATTAGTTGGCTAAAGGTGCTCATTGACTGTTTCAGCATGAAGCTGGTCGTGCAGCTTTTGAAAATGCACACAAGCAGATGGATAATATATCTGGAAGCATCGAAATGAAAACTGCAAACATTGCAAAATTGCAGAGTAATATAGAAAAGCACAAACTTGAAGCATCTGAAGCTCGTAAAGTGGAACAGGTTTTTGCTCTGCAGATAATTCTTTGAACTTCATCTACCTTTTGACATTCCTGTGTCTTGATGGGATATGGCAAGAACACTTCATTTTGCAGGAATCCATCAAAGAACAAGAAGAGCTTATTCCTCTAGAACAAGCTGCAAGACAGAAGGTTGCTGAACTTAAGTCAATTATTGATTTGGAAAAGAGTCAGGGATCAGTATTGAAAGCAATTTTGCATGCCAAGGAATCTAATGAAATAAGGGGAATACATGGGCGAATGGGAGATTTAGGTGCCATTGATGGTGAGTGTCTACATTATATAAACATATCTTTTTCAACATAACCTGAATTTCTGAGACTAATGTGCCAAATTGCAATAAAGGGAAGCCTGATTAGGATTCTCTTATGCTGCTGCATCTGGATTTGCTTTCATTGTCTTACTTGTAAAGAAAATTaagtgatattttttgtttttaattgatgcATATTGAGTGTGATATCCTTCTTGCATGTTTTTAAAGACAATTGTTCATTTTCTGATGGATGATAATCTCTTTCTTCCCTCCTTTCCCTCTTAAGTTACTCATATCTGAAGCCGCGTTCCTATCCTTGAAAGCTTTAGATCAAGGAcctcattttccttttaaattgatgttttcatTGCAGCAAAATATGATGTTGCCATATCAACAGCTTGTCCTGGACTTGATTATATTGTGGTGGAGACAACTGCTGCAGCACAAGCATGTGTGGAGCTGCTCCGAAGAGAGAAGCTTGGGGTTGCCACTTTCATGATACTGgtatcaactaaaaatacttgaaactaccttttcccttttctttataATTGTTTGGAACATCTGAAAGGACTTGTGGGCATGGGAGTCAGGTGTAGGCTGGTTCAGTTAAATGCCCTGGACATGactataaaatcttaaaaccaTGACCAAAGAGTTGGTTGACATTTCACTTGTTAGCAGCTAAACTTTCCTATATTCTTAAGGTAATTTCGAATTTGCTGaagcttgaattttttaaaatttcatttggcATGGAGAATGGAATGGAATGTTTGTTATAGGGGCCAACCTTTCTAGGCAATATGGTAGCACTTGGTTAATTGGTTTAGGAAAGTTCCCTTTGCCTTAGGAACATAATTTCCTCCCGTTTCCTGAATGCAGGAGAAGCAAGTTGACCATTCATCAAAGATGAAGCATAATGTGAGCACTCCAGAGGGTGTTCCACGTCTTTTTGATCTAGTTAGAGTTCAAGATGAAAGAATGAAACTTGCCTTCTATGCTGCTCTGGGTAATACTGTTGTAGCAAAGGATCTTGATCAGGTAAATTCAAGTTTCATTgtatatcttctcttttttttcacctGCATTATGGATGAATTAAGGAAGATAGATGATCATGTTATACGTTCCTCAATTCAATTCTTTCTAAAAGCATATTGatgcttttctttgtttcttggtTAATCTGAAGTAATTTCCTCTGTTGCTTCCAGTAGATGCACCTAGAGAACTTGGTCTGTCAGCTGAATAGTCTATTGACTTAATATGCTTCATCTACTTAATTCAACCAAGGCTCTGTTCCAAATCCATTGTAGTAAGCCACATGGATTTTTGTTCtcctttctgtttttctttcggGTCAAATCTTGTATGAACCAGTTTTGGATATTAAAACCCTTATTTCTTCAGCCCATATCATTTAAACCTACCTATCCCCTTACTCTTACAATTTGAAAAATCACTGTCTCTTTGGTATTATTGTCCATTATCTAGGACACATGGGAATCATGGCTTTGTCAATCCCAAAATAATGTGAAGTAATGCCAGTTTTGGAGATGGCTAGATGCTTTGATCAATAGGAATAGCTTTCCATAGCATGAACTTCTAGCCATGTTTTTCTTTGTCTTAGTCCTCGTAATTATGGGATATGTAAACAGGAGTCTCTTACCATGACTTGTGTGCTCAGGTTCATTTTAACAACACCTTTGATAGCTAGAATCAAGGATATCTATTTTTTCCCCCCAGATTTACTGCTGAAGCATATCCAGGTAGGATCTAGTAACTTGCATTTTTTTCAACCTATAGGCAACAAGAATTGCATACGGTGGAAACTTGGAATTTCGACGAGTGGTTACTCTCGATGGTGCACTTTTTGAAAAATCTGGTACTATGAGTGGTGGGGGAACTAAGCCACGTGGTGGTAAGATGGGGACATCGATTCGGGCTACCAGTGTTTCTGGAGAAGCGGTCACAAGTGCAGAGGAGGAGCTCTCTACCATGGTTGAGAGATTAAATGGTATACGCCAACGAATTGCTGATTCTGTGAAACACTACCAAGCCTCGGAAAAAGCAATTGCACACCTGGAGATGGAACTGGCTAAAAGCCAGAAAGAGGTAACGGTTTGCTATGGCTTTtccaatgttttttatttttttccccggATGAAATAAATGCTCTAAAACCTTCCTCCCGAACAGATTGATAGTCTGAATACAGAACATAGTTATCTGGAGAAACAACTTGGTTCCCTGAAAGCTGCGTCAGAGCCAAAGAAAGATGAGCTTGATAGGCTGGAGGAACTCAAAAGGATAATAGTGACAGAGGAAAAGGAGATTGACAGACTTATTCTGGGGTCTAAAAAGCTGAAGGAAAAGgtttgaaaatattatgtttctttGTCCATTAAAGTTCCAAGCCAATCGTTTAGGATGCCCAGGCAACAAAATGTTGTCTGGTTGCCTTCCTGATCTGTGGTTAACTTTCTGACTTCAGTTGAACTTTCGTGAATTTTCTTATCTGCCATATCTTACTGTACTTAAATCCAAATAGTCATGTGCCTTCCCCTTTGTATTCAATGTGATTGATTGTCCATAATTCTCTCCACCATTAGACTTTGGAGCTTCAGAGTAAAATAGAAAATGCCGGGGGTGAAAGGTTGAAATCACAGAAGGCAAAGGTCAACAGGATTCAGTCTGTAAGTCACAAAATCACTCTGAAATATTTGAATTGCTGTAATGTGgtatttgaattaattcaagTTGCCCACTAATCAGGATATGGATAAAAATAGCACAGAGATCAACCGTCACAAGGTTCAAATAGAGACAGGTCATAAAATGATAAAGAAGTTGACCAAAGGGATTGAGGATTCAAGGAAGGAAAAGGAGCGGCTTACAGAGGAGAGGGAAAAACTGAGaggtatttttaaagaaattgaagaaaaggcaTTTGCAGTTCAAGAGAATTACAAAAAGACACAGGAGgtctgttttatttattttctttcagcCATGGTGATGCGCTCATAAGAGTATCCTTATCCTTATAtgcctttctttttttgctcTTTTAGCTGATTGATCAACATAAAGAAGTGCTAGATAAAGCCAAATCTGAGTacgaaaaagtgaaaaaaattgtgGATGAGTTGCGGGCATCAGAGGTACTCGGTCAATTAAAGCCACTTTTTTgcactttcttttatctttttgtcaAATGATCATCACTAGTTAAGTAATTATCATCCTGTTATATCATAGGTCGATGCTGATTACAGGTTACAAGATATGAAGAAGAGCTACAAGGAGTTGGAATTGAAGGGGAAGGGTTACAAAAAGAAGCTTGATGACTTGCAAAATGCTCTTCTACACCATATGGAGCAGTATGTCAATTTATGGTTAagccatttattttattggctCTGTATTTTCTTGAAGCATGTCTAACATTGTTATTGTTGGTTGCAGAACTCAGAAAGAACTAGAGGACCCTCAAAAACTTCAAGCAACCCTTGCTGATGAGACTCTTGCTGAGGCTTGTGACCTCAAAAGGGCCCTTGAAAGGGTATTGTTGTTGGAAGCACAATTGAAAGATATGAACCCAAACTTAGATTCAATCTCAGAGTATGGGTTTTTCTCTActcataaaagtttgattatTAATCTTCAACATGAATTTGCTGAATGCACTGATTAATGTAGATATCGGAGAAAGGTTTCATCATATAATGAGCGGGTTGAGGAGCTGAACTTGGTAACTCAACAACGTGATGATATAAAAAGGCAGTATGATGAATGGAGAAAGAAAAGGCTAGTATTTTCCTTCTTGTTAGATTCCAGTATCTATCATGCCCTTGTCCTCCCTTGCAAATAGGTGATTCTTACATAACTGAATTGGTAACTTTTCAGGTTGGATGAATTCATGGCAGGGTTCAATACAATATCATTGAAGCTGAAGGAAATGTATCAGGTTTGTGTGATGATTGTTCTGtctctccccctccccctctccTGTGTGAGCATGTACACAGTACATTTGTTTGCATGTGTAGTTTTATGGCTTTAAAACCCCACTTTAGGTATTCATCTGAACACAACTTGCTTAATGAAATCCGTGATTTAATGCAAAAAAAGTGCATCCTTAACACTCATCAGTGGCAGTAAATGTTGTCCATTGATTATTTGACATTTCTTGCCACAGATGATTACTCTTGGAGGTGATGCAGAACTTGAGCTAGTGGATTCTTTGGATCCATTTTCTGAAGGTGTTGTTTTCAGTGTCAGACCACCAAAGAAGAGCTGGAAGAATATTGCAAACTTGTCCGGTGGTGAAAAGGTTATGCCTAAACCTTTATTCTATATCTTTGTTATACTCTCGGGTAATGAATTCCAAGTGCTACCCCAAAGGATCCCAGAGGTGTGTCTGTATACTTTTAGTTATGGTAACAATGATACTTTTCACTATTTTCAGACTCTGAGCTCGCTAGCTCTTGTTTTCGCGCTTCATCATTACAAGCCTACTCCACTGTAtgtaatggatgaaattgacGCCGCTCTAGGTAATCTTCGTTCAAACTTGCTACCTTAGTTCATAAATATTTAGAATTGTTTAGAAGTTTGCTTTTCCCTGTTTTCTCCATTAACTTTCATGGTTTACATGGAGTGCCAGATTTCAAGAACGTTTCTATCGTGGGACATTATGTGAAGGACCGAACAAAGGATGCACAGTTCATCATTATAAGGTAGTAGGATGTTCACAGCAGATTGTTACTAGAGACACCGATCCTTCAATCCTTTCagccatttttatttaatgtttgttttgtaTGCAGCCTAAGGAACAACATGTTTGAGTTGGCGGATCGACTTGTTGGGATTTATAAAACCGATAACTGCACTAAGAGCATTACCATCAATCCAGGGAGCTTTGTTGTGTGCCAAAATGCTGCTTAatgccccccccccctccaTTTTCTCATGATATAAATTAGAGTGATTCCATGcaattatgtttttcttttgcatAGGCTTACCCAATATGTAGAGCATGAAAATATCAACTCGATATTTGTTTTCGgacatttttatttgtattgtatCCACATTGCATGTGTAATGTCTGGTGCACCATAATACCTGTGCGCTTCAGTTAGATGCAACTACTTTGTAGACATGAAATATCAATCAATGACTATTCTCTAAATGAAGATCGTAATCATGAGCCCGgcttttgctttgaatttttaagGCTGGTGCCTTGGTTTAGTGCTCCGATGTTGAAGGGTAGGAATCTGTTGATATTTTTTGGAATTCTATTCAACTGCAGTGCTTTGAAGTTTTCTTATGTCGAGGGCCATCACAGCTTAACCATCTTTAGAAAttggaattttaattcactttgaCAGTagttcctatatatatatatatcgaatCATTCAAGCTTTGTGACGCGTGAAACTGATACAGTTGCAGGCAGAATCATCTCTACTgcattttgtgatttttatttctcaactcCAATCCATTGGCAACAACTTGTATGGTACACACAGGCTTGAAAAGCAACATAGAAGATAAGCTTGGTATGATACATTGTGAGGGTACAAACAGGCTTGAAAAGCAACATAGAAGATAAGCTTGGTATGATACATTGTGAGGCGTGAAATCTTTGAAAGACAGTCACTTGTGAGCTCGGCTGCTGTTCCCGACGACCGTATCTCTTCAGAAAGCATCGAGAGGGCCCATGTTCGGAGCCTGCTCATCAATGGCCCTCGTTCTACGAGATCCGAATGAAAAAGAACGACGACGAATTGCTTGAACTGGCTTGTCAGTCATACGAATCAGATTGTAGGACCATGCTCCGAGGAGCGTTCCTGTCACTGGTCCGAGCAGGTACACCCATACGCCTTTAAAGTATCGACTAGCAATTGCTGGTCCCAGTGTCCTTGCTGGGTTCATAGATCCACCTGATACTGGGCTGAAGATGACTAGGCAGCTAGTTAGTTACCACTCTTGGTTTCGCGTCTTCGCTTAAAAAAAACTTCggccttatttgatgattaattcTAGAATTGAAAATGTTGTTATCTGTAATACGAAGATGCATAATCTTATAGCTGTTATTGGTTATTTAAGACTATGATaccaattatattaattaaactcCAATATTGCATTTGAACTTCCAcgtttaatttcttttgatttcaatatcGGACCATCCAAGGCCTACCGCACCTTCAAAAGGTTGGTCCATTTGTTGGGGCTACTTAGATTTACTTATCTAGGTTTAGGCAGGTTCCTTTGCACCAAAGAATAAGCGATCactatttctttttgtttgcaaAAATACGTAGAAGGGTGTGATGTTAGGCCACTTGAGTTATGACTTGTTGTcttaatatcataataaaaataaaaaataaaaaatcgacAAAATATTGTCTTAAAAAGTATATGCTTTTTACctagtttttactttttagtgaAAGGGGGTCAATTGGGTAATGCCTAATAGGTGAGGGACACGATTgaggatttttataaatatatgctCCAGCTTACCCGGCCAAGATGGATGTTATACAGACTGCCGAACCAACAGCTATACCTGCCAGTTCTCCTACctgaaacaataaataaataaaataaaataaaatacaacacaCAGACACACATGTGAGCAACACACACGCTTTGTTTGCAAAGCTGAAAATCTTGGATGCTAATTAACTAGGAAGATGATTCTTACAGCTTTAGTATCTGTTGCCACAGCAGAAGTGATGAACATCATGGAAAATGTTACGACGATTTCCATGACGAGAGCTTGAACAGCTGTTCCAGATGGTGAAGTAGTGCCGACATTTCTTATGGGATTTAGTAGCACTTTCAGAGTAAATGAAGCAGAAATTGCTCCTGTTAATTGCGCTGCAGCATAAAATGGGACCtgcaaaaatttatttatttattttcttaaaaacgaATAATACGACAACacatccttttccttttccttttctttgtctttgGATTTGaagcacaaaaataaaaataaaatacagctGGTTATTCATGTATGATACAAATGCATGTGGATTACTAATTTGACTTCTCTGATTTGATGAattgtggatttttttattatcctaaaaaaaacagaacattattggcttaattaattatatcacaTGGTTTGAAGAGAAAGATACCATAAATGACAATTAAATAACTGGAAAACATCttccatatatttatataataatacatGTTGTATGtatctaattaatataatctaccataaaataataaaacatgcgAAATATTCAATTAACGTCTATGCCCCTACAACGAATATATTATAGTTGTTATGTGACGCATTCCATCACgggttcaaatatttttattttctataaaaaatttatatatatagatttttttaatgcttttctgtagtttaaaaaatttaagtttaaataaatttttttatgcatacatataattaaataaatcgagaACCATAagtgtgaataaataaataaaaaatcattaatgatacctaaaaataaaactgaaaaaatcaaaacataaatatagacacacattaaattaatcgaataaaaaaaaaaaaaaaacatcatgcaaGACTGCACAGATTATAAATATtaactatttgaaaaataaaattcatccatacaaaaaataaaaaaacttatagatgaattaaaaaatctctttaaattttaaatttaaatacatcattaaaaaaatatcattattttaaaaaaatttttacaaaagaaaagtaattttcaaaaataatattaatacatacTTCATCATGGGTCCATCACAGACCGATCCAATGCGTGTCCTTGCATTGTCGATAAGACATGACCATAGGATACTACTCTCCGAAACAGACCTAGCCATAGAATATTAACCTCCGAAAAAGATCGAAAACAGACCTCACAGACCTCACCATAGAATATTAACCTCCAAAACAGACCTCACCATAGAATAATATTAACCTCCAAAACAGACAGACCTCACCATATATAGAATATTAACCTCCAAAACAGACCTCACCATAGAATAATATTAACCTCCAAAACAAACAGACCTCACCATATATAGAATATTTACCGCCAAAACAGACATCACCGTAGAATATTAACCTCCGAAAAAGACCTAAAACAGACCTCACCATAGAATATGTACCTCGAAACATATTAAGTAAAGCAATTTAAAGTAAACAAAGACTCTAAATATTCGAATTGATGATGCATTACAATACGGTACCTGTTTCCAAGGAAAATTTAGGACGGCTGCAAAAGCTGTGGTGACAGCAGGGTTCATGTGTGCACCAGAGATGTGCCCTACTGCATAGATCATCACAGTCACTATGAGCCCTCCTGCTACCGACGCGCCTAGTTTTGAGACTTTGTGCTCGTCGCTAGCACTAATAGCAGCAGCACCACATGTCACAAAGACCAACAGATAGGTTGCTATAACCTCTGCCACCAcctgcacacacacacacacacttttgcAATCATTCTAATACGAAGAAAGGCAGTACTTCCAAGATTTCATGTTAGGTTATTTAGTTGAAGAATGATTAAggtaaaaaccataaaatattgGATATGTGTTTTTAAGTTCCCTGGGGGACTAGAACTGTATATATTCtcccagaaaaaaatgaaaaagaaacaagatcCAAAGTGACTGTGAAATATAGAAAAACCAACTCAGAACATCAAGTACCTTTCTGTGAAAACCAGAAGGATAATGTTCTTCAAACAGTTTAACAAGGAGAAACTTTGATCTCTCTACCGAGTTGTTCATTTCTGGATCTACTGTCGCCATTTTCTTGATTGGCTGAACCCTTCAGAATTGATGGAACGGCTAAAACAAAAATACGGGAAttcaaataaatgaaggatgagaTGCCCAAGTTAATGTCAAGAGCTCAAGTTGCAGACTTGCAGTATCTCATTCCTTCTCAAAATTCGGAGACCTCGCTTCTCTTATAGATTTTGCGTACGTGGGCGAACGAAGGCAAATGCATTTACAGCAGATAGAAAGCAAGAAATTAGAGATACCAACTATTAGCAACAACACCTGTATATGTAAGCTCACGCATTCACAACGATTGGATTTCTACAAGTTATTCTATGTAACACAATATGCAATGAGAAAAGGACATatagtgtttctttttttttagaaaaaaaattcaaactccaGACCTttataaattgtaaatttttcaaTGACCACTCATCCATGGTTGTAGCCaaaacacacatacacacacacactagtaGCCAAAACACGtaaaaaaagggtaaagaatATGACTTTTTCATATTTGGTCATATAAATACTCTACCAAATTACATCCATAGAGGTTTCAAAATGATTCAAGGaactacatttttatttttatttttatcaaggagTTTGAGAAATGATGCAAATGACTCATTCTCAAGTCTTAAAATTACAGCTTTAAACATGTTAGAGGAATAGACTTTCTGCggtattttataagaaaaacctggataataatataatgttaAAACAACACCAGAAATATTTAAATAGAGATTTAAATCAACCTAAACAAGAAACCTAAGTTAAGTAGAAAGcaaatacttaaaataaaaattaattagaaaaataattaaaatagaaaaaaaaaacttataggtCTAATTTTGGGAGATCTAATGGTCGCATGATCAATGAAGTGAGTCTTTTAAGGAACTCGACTTATAGAATAACTCGATCAAATTTGAGTCAAATCAAACTATCAGATCCTACATCATTGCTATTTTCtatagattttatatttaactcGTTCAagtttctttgcaaaatctGATTAGGCTCAACCTTGTCTATCTGATCCATAAACATATTTGCAATAAATTTCACGTTAATAAACCCCTGCAATGATGTGAATCTTTTTCTCACAATTGATGTGGATCATCCTTTATTGGAAATGGAGAATGAATGGTTGAAGTTCTTACAAAACAAGTCTCCTTAGAAAGTTGAGGAAGCTTTTATGCTTAAGTTAGCAAATGAATGATCGGAAcgagcttgaaaaaaaaactatagtaaTTGTTATAGAGCTTGAATGTGtttaagaataa
This DNA window, taken from Populus alba chromosome 17, ASM523922v2, whole genome shotgun sequence, encodes the following:
- the LOC118029152 gene encoding structural maintenance of chromosomes protein 4, yielding MGMESGDDEFMTSESNSVRTSAGGSSKAPRLFIKEMIMRNFKSYAGEQRVGPFHKSFSAVVGPNGSGKSNVIDAMLFVFGKRAKQMRLNKVSELIHNSTNHQNLDSAGVSVHFQEIIDLDDGTYEAVSGSDFVITRVAFRDNSSKYYINDRLSNFTEVTKKLKGKGVDLDNNRFLILQGEVEQISLMRPKAQGLHDEGFLEYLEDIIGTNKYVEKIDESSKELESLNEKRSGVVQMVKLAEKERDSLEDVKNEAEAYMLQELSLLKWQEKATKLAHEDTSAKMMELHTSVSSLEENLKAEREKIQESHKTMKELEIVHKKYIKRQEELDNDLRTCKEEFKEFERQDVKYREDLKHMKQKMKKLEDKLEKDSSKIDDLTKECENSANLIPKLEDNIPKLQKLLLEEERMLEEVVENSKVETEMYRSELVKVRAELEPWEKQLIDHKGKLEVAYTESKLLNEKHEAGRAAFENAHKQMDNISGSIEMKTANIAKLQSNIEKHKLEASEARKVEQESIKEQEELIPLEQAARQKVAELKSIIDLEKSQGSVLKAILHAKESNEIRGIHGRMGDLGAIDAKYDVAISTACPGLDYIVVETTAAAQACVELLRREKLGVATFMILEKQVDHSSKMKHNVSTPEGVPRLFDLVRVQDERMKLAFYAALGNTVVAKDLDQATRIAYGGNLEFRRVVTLDGALFEKSGTMSGGGTKPRGGKMGTSIRATSVSGEAVTSAEEELSTMVERLNGIRQRIADSVKHYQASEKAIAHLEMELAKSQKEIDSLNTEHSYLEKQLGSLKAASEPKKDELDRLEELKRIIVTEEKEIDRLILGSKKLKEKTLELQSKIENAGGERLKSQKAKVNRIQSDMDKNSTEINRHKVQIETGHKMIKKLTKGIEDSRKEKERLTEEREKLRGIFKEIEEKAFAVQENYKKTQELIDQHKEVLDKAKSEYEKVKKIVDELRASEVDADYRLQDMKKSYKELELKGKGYKKKLDDLQNALLHHMEQTQKELEDPQKLQATLADETLAEACDLKRALERVLLLEAQLKDMNPNLDSISEYRRKVSSYNERVEELNLVTQQRDDIKRQYDEWRKKRLDEFMAGFNTISLKLKEMYQMITLGGDAELELVDSLDPFSEGVVFSVRPPKKSWKNIANLSGGEKTLSSLALVFALHHYKPTPLYVMDEIDAALDFKNVSIVGHYVKDRTKDAQFIIISLRNNMFELADRLVGIYKTDNCTKSITINPGSFVVCQNAA
- the LOC118029154 gene encoding aquaporin NIP2-1 → MATVDPEMNNSVERSKFLLVKLFEEHYPSGFHRKVVAEVIATYLLVFVTCGAAAISASDEHKVSKLGASVAGGLIVTVMIYAVGHISGAHMNPAVTTAFAAVLNFPWKQVPFYAAAQLTGAISASFTLKVLLNPIRNVGTTSPSGTAVQALVMEIVVTFSMMFITSAVATDTKAVGELAGIAVGSAVCITSILAGPVSGGSMNPARTLGPAIASRYFKGVWVYLLGPVTGTLLGAWSYNLIRMTDKPVQAIRRRSFSFGSRRTRAIDEQAPNMGPLDAF